One window of Panthera tigris isolate Pti1 chromosome C2, P.tigris_Pti1_mat1.1, whole genome shotgun sequence genomic DNA carries:
- the CFAP410 gene encoding cilia- and flagella-associated protein 410 isoform X3, producing the protein MPSLEVITLSVNSVSTLEPVSRCQQLSELYLRRNRIPSLAELYYLKGLPRLRVLWLAENPCCGPDPHLYRMTVLRNLPHLQKLDNQTVTEEELSRALLEGEEVTAPGGEGAGNGRPELSYGLSALNTAAEIQRDALSCGEEEASVQGQLSPKPPSRDPFPSFSQREAVSGRRNRNNVLTAILLLLRELDAEGLEAVHQTVVSRLQALHKQEPQEDVE; encoded by the exons ATGCCCAGCCTGGAAGTGATCACCCTCAG CGTCAACAGCGTGTCCACCCTGGAGCCCGTGAGCCGCTGCCAGCAGCTGAGTGAGCTGTACCTGCGGAGGAACCGCATCCCCAGCCTGGCGGAGCTCTACTACCTGAAGGGCCTGCCGCGGCTGCGCGTGCTGTGGCTGGCGGAGAACCCGTGCTGCGGGCCCGACCCGCACCTCTACCGCATGACCGTCCTGCGTAACCTGCCGCACCTGCAGAAGCTGGACAACCAGA CGGTGACCGAGGAGGAGCTGTCCCGAGCAttgctggagggagaggaggtcaCGGCCCCCGgcggagagggagcagggaacgGCCGGCCCGAGCTGTCCTACGGCCTGAGCGCCCTGAACACCGCCGCCGAGATCCAGCGGGACGCGCTCAGCTGTGGCGAGGAGGAGGCCAG CGTCCAGGGCCAGCTCAGCCCGAAGCCCCCTTCCCGGGACCCGTTCCCCTCCTTCTCACAGAGGGAAGCCGTGAGCGGTCGCAGGAACAGG AACAATGTCCTGACCGCCATCCTGCTGCTGCTGCGGGAGCTGGACGCCGAGGGGCTGGAGGCCGTGCACCAGACCGTGGtcagccggctccaggctctgcacaagCAGGAGCCGCAAGAGGACGTGGAATGA